From the Deinococcus radiophilus genome, one window contains:
- a CDS encoding ABC transporter ATP-binding protein, translating to MTVPSTAVSTAAAPASPQPLLRRFFSYYAPHRRLFLIDFGCAVLAGLLELGFPVAIQLFIDQLLPTGQWNVIVLAALGLLGIYLLTAALQAVVNYWGHMLGINIETEMRRKAFSHVQKLSFGYFDEHKTGQLVGRLTKDLEEIGEVAHHGPEDLFIAVMTLAGALVLMFSVHPTLAAITAVIVPFVLWLTGSFGRRMTENWHNLFHSVGQFNVRIEENIGGIRVVQAFANEDHERSLFARDNANYRRVKLDAYRIMAASITLSYLSMRLTNLVVLVAGAYFVLQGDLSTGGFVGFLLLVNVFFRPIEKINSVIETYPKGVAGFRRYTQLLDTEPEVQDRPGAPEAPALRGDIRFENVSFHYADGRPVLRDINLNIQPGMTVAFVGPSGAGKTTLCALLPRFYDVSGGRITVDGLDIRDLQLSSLREQIGSVQQDVFLFGGTLRENIAYGRLDAPEADILEAVRRARLEDVIAALPHGLDTVVGERGVKLSGGQKQRLAIARMFLKNPPILILDEATSALDTATERAIQASLTELSQGRTTLVIAHRLATIRGADLIVVVDGGRIAEAGTHEQLLARGGTYSELHAAQLG from the coding sequence ATGACTGTCCCGTCTACCGCTGTTTCCACGGCTGCCGCCCCGGCCAGCCCTCAACCCCTGCTGCGGCGCTTTTTCTCCTACTACGCGCCGCACCGCCGCCTGTTTCTGATTGATTTCGGCTGTGCGGTGCTGGCGGGACTGCTGGAACTGGGCTTTCCGGTGGCCATTCAGCTGTTTATTGACCAGTTGCTGCCCACCGGACAGTGGAATGTCATCGTGCTGGCCGCGCTGGGCTTGCTGGGCATCTATCTGCTGACGGCGGCGCTTCAGGCGGTGGTGAACTACTGGGGCCACATGCTGGGCATCAACATCGAAACCGAGATGCGGCGCAAGGCCTTCAGCCACGTTCAGAAATTGTCGTTCGGCTACTTTGACGAACACAAGACTGGGCAACTGGTCGGACGGTTGACCAAAGACCTCGAAGAAATCGGGGAGGTGGCCCACCACGGCCCCGAAGACCTGTTTATTGCGGTGATGACGCTGGCTGGAGCGCTGGTCCTCATGTTCAGCGTGCATCCCACCCTGGCCGCCATCACTGCGGTGATCGTGCCGTTCGTGCTGTGGCTGACGGGTTCATTTGGCCGCCGCATGACCGAGAATTGGCACAACCTGTTTCACTCGGTGGGTCAGTTCAATGTTCGGATTGAGGAAAACATCGGCGGCATCCGGGTGGTGCAGGCCTTTGCCAATGAGGACCACGAGCGCAGTCTGTTTGCCCGCGACAACGCCAATTACCGCCGCGTCAAGCTGGATGCCTACCGCATCATGGCGGCCAGCATCACCCTCAGCTACCTCAGCATGCGCCTGACCAACCTGGTGGTGCTGGTGGCCGGGGCTTATTTCGTGTTGCAGGGTGACCTCAGCACCGGGGGCTTTGTGGGGTTTTTGCTGCTGGTCAACGTGTTTTTTCGGCCCATCGAAAAGATCAACTCGGTGATCGAAACCTATCCCAAGGGCGTGGCGGGTTTCCGGCGCTACACCCAGCTGCTGGACACTGAACCTGAGGTGCAAGACCGCCCCGGCGCGCCTGAGGCCCCGGCGCTGCGCGGTGATATCCGCTTTGAGAACGTGAGCTTTCACTACGCGGATGGCCGCCCGGTGCTGCGGGACATCAATCTGAACATCCAGCCTGGCATGACGGTGGCCTTCGTCGGTCCCTCTGGCGCAGGCAAGACCACCCTGTGTGCGCTGCTGCCGCGCTTTTACGACGTGAGTGGCGGGCGCATCACGGTGGACGGGCTGGACATCCGTGACCTGCAACTCAGCAGCCTGCGTGAGCAGATCGGCAGCGTGCAGCAAGACGTGTTTCTGTTCGGCGGCACGCTGCGTGAGAACATCGCCTACGGGCGGCTGGACGCCCCCGAAGCCGACATCCTGGAAGCGGTGCGCCGCGCCCGCCTGGAAGACGTGATCGCCGCGCTGCCCCACGGCCTGGACACGGTGGTGGGCGAGCGCGGCGTCAAGCTGTCGGGCGGGCAAAAGCAGCGGCTGGCGATTGCGCGGATGTTCCTGAAGAACCCGCCGATCCTGATTCTGGACGAGGCGACCTCGGCGCTGGACACCGCCACCGAGCGGGCCATTCAGGCGTCACTGACCGAGCTGTCGCAGGGCCGTACCACCCTGGTGATCGCCCACCGCCTCGCTACCATTCGCGGTGCGGATCTGATCGTGGTGGTGGACGGCGGGCGCATCGCCGAGGCCGGAACACATGAGCAGTTGTTGGCGCGGGGCGGAACCTACAGCGAGTTACACGCGGCGCAGCTGGGATAG
- a CDS encoding LysE family translocator: MIDPQIMAAFAAAVLVAIAVPGPDALLVLGNTLSHDKRGGFMTALGVCLGYGVHILAALLGLTAIVLASATLFGLVKMVGAAYLIYLGLQAWRQRGGLELGDVGGPQRTPWQLLQQGFLGNALNPKAILFFMAVLPQFVRPEQGQIPLQIIQLGAVNFVVSLLFYTLLAHAAERIRLGLQHRPAVAERVQKALGGLLIGLGASLLLTKRPAS; the protein is encoded by the coding sequence ATGATAGACCCACAGATCATGGCCGCTTTTGCCGCAGCTGTCCTGGTGGCCATTGCCGTTCCTGGTCCCGATGCCCTGCTGGTGCTGGGCAACACCCTTTCGCACGACAAGCGGGGTGGCTTTATGACGGCCCTGGGCGTTTGCCTGGGATACGGGGTCCACATCCTGGCCGCCCTGCTGGGCCTCACAGCCATTGTGCTGGCATCGGCCACGCTGTTCGGGCTGGTCAAGATGGTGGGCGCGGCCTACCTGATCTACCTGGGCCTGCAGGCCTGGCGCCAGCGCGGTGGCCTGGAACTGGGCGATGTGGGCGGGCCACAAAGGACGCCCTGGCAGCTGCTGCAACAGGGCTTTTTGGGCAACGCGCTGAACCCCAAGGCCATCCTGTTCTTCATGGCCGTCTTGCCGCAGTTCGTCCGGCCAGAGCAGGGCCAGATCCCCCTACAGATCATCCAGCTGGGGGCGGTGAACTTTGTGGTGAGCCTGCTGTTCTACACGCTGCTGGCCCACGCTGCCGAGAGGATCAGGCTGGGCCTTCAGCACCGGCCCGCTGTGGCTGAGCGCGTTCAGAAAGCGCTGGGCGGCCTCTTGATAGGCCTGGGGGCCAGCCTGCTGCTGACCAAGCGGCCTGCCTCGTAA
- a CDS encoding RNA methyltransferase: MTRPVSEQSDLSRASNLAVVLVSPKTPGNIGSAARAMLNMGASDLRLVAPRCDHTVKEARAFAVHAEELLVNAPVFDTLAAALADRDLSIGTSARERADMPGPQIPAVLRPRVRAAAAPALVFGPEETGLLNSDLEQCQATVRIPTANYASLNLAQAVLLVTYEFLQGGADAQAYERKSATRDEMEGLYSHLVDVMHLTGYTDAMRARHTLRLWRLMLDRAQMSSAESRLFRGLLRQVQWKVGQGQPEAQQDREGESA; this comes from the coding sequence GTGACCCGTCCCGTATCCGAGCAGTCCGACCTGTCCCGCGCCTCCAATCTCGCCGTCGTGCTGGTGTCGCCCAAGACGCCCGGCAACATCGGCTCGGCGGCGCGGGCCATGTTGAACATGGGCGCGTCGGACCTGCGGCTGGTGGCCCCGCGCTGTGACCATACGGTCAAAGAAGCGCGGGCTTTTGCCGTCCACGCCGAAGAACTGCTGGTGAACGCTCCAGTCTTTGACACCCTGGCCGCAGCCCTGGCCGACCGCGACCTGAGCATCGGCACCTCGGCGCGGGAGCGGGCGGATATGCCGGGGCCCCAGATTCCCGCCGTGTTGCGGCCCCGCGTGCGGGCGGCGGCGGCCCCGGCGCTGGTCTTTGGCCCCGAAGAAACCGGCCTGCTGAACTCTGACCTGGAGCAGTGCCAGGCCACCGTGCGGATTCCCACCGCCAATTACGCCAGCCTGAACTTGGCCCAGGCGGTGCTGCTGGTGACGTACGAGTTTCTGCAAGGTGGGGCGGACGCCCAGGCCTACGAGCGCAAATCAGCCACCCGCGACGAGATGGAAGGGCTGTATAGCCATCTGGTAGACGTGATGCACCTGACCGGTTACACCGACGCCATGCGGGCGCGGCACACCCTGCGGCTGTGGCGGCTGATGCTGGACCGGGCCCAGATGTCCAGCGCCGAGAGCCGCCTGTTCCGGGGTCTGCTGCGTCAGGTGCAGTGGAAAGTGGGTCAGGGCCAGCCGGAGGCGCAGCAGGACCGGGAAGGAGAAAGCGCGTGA
- a CDS encoding GAF domain-containing sensor histidine kinase → MRIGALVGPLTQREQLLKRLLPPLIVVVVLVVELVIAQLRNLQLEFWAHLLFYGFAGPTVTFFALDWIAEGTRARLRAEAELRGLYEQLQRSHGQLQHMQALMRGLTEAGDLSAVVDVAARGARQVSGAAEATVRLNSGLGAAYHDPAQQATHPLTASIPSGGTLALRFAHPPTPEDTALAHSLAAEIGTAVQAAWQRTQDLMTLHSVDDSIRAERNMRRLLTRVTGTMAERAGADFWAVYLMDQDGILRPEQVQGGDQHVYVAVPAFAQRVAQAAEPLRATPDEAEAFEWGDSAIGFPMRDEAGLVGVLILGHAAAGAFAEANMPLLALMASQAALGVRNARAYLYSEELAISDERTRIAREIHDGVAQSLAFCAIKLDVVARQIEKDPVRAEQEVREAGALLREQIQEVRRSIFALRPINLEKYGLLDTLRMYVHDFGEQNKLRTTLDVSGDVSLSKGDEAILFRILQESLNNVAKHAQAGSVSVALSGGLQWVQLRVQDDGQGFDPRQVSGRVSSAGGLGLTQMAERMQSRGGEYAVISEPGHGTLVEARLPQSEQG, encoded by the coding sequence GTGAGGATCGGCGCGCTGGTCGGTCCGCTGACGCAGCGTGAGCAACTGCTCAAGCGGCTGCTGCCGCCACTGATCGTGGTGGTGGTCCTGGTGGTCGAACTGGTCATCGCACAGCTCCGCAACCTGCAACTGGAATTCTGGGCCCACCTGCTGTTTTACGGGTTTGCAGGGCCAACCGTGACCTTTTTCGCGCTGGACTGGATTGCGGAAGGTACCCGCGCCCGCCTGCGCGCTGAGGCCGAACTGCGTGGCCTGTACGAGCAGCTTCAGCGCTCACACGGACAACTGCAGCACATGCAGGCGCTGATGCGTGGCCTGACCGAGGCGGGCGACTTGAGCGCGGTGGTGGATGTGGCGGCGCGGGGAGCCCGGCAGGTGAGTGGGGCTGCCGAGGCCACCGTGCGTCTGAACAGCGGCCTCGGTGCGGCCTACCATGATCCGGCACAGCAGGCCACACATCCCCTCACTGCTTCCATCCCCAGCGGCGGCACGTTGGCGCTGCGGTTCGCCCATCCACCCACGCCTGAAGACACGGCCCTGGCCCACAGCCTGGCCGCTGAGATTGGAACCGCCGTGCAGGCCGCCTGGCAGCGCACCCAGGATCTGATGACCCTGCACTCGGTGGACGACTCGATCCGCGCCGAGCGCAACATGCGCCGCCTGCTGACCCGCGTGACCGGCACGATGGCCGAGCGGGCTGGGGCCGACTTCTGGGCGGTGTACCTGATGGACCAAGACGGCATCTTGCGACCCGAACAGGTGCAGGGCGGCGATCAGCACGTCTACGTTGCCGTGCCAGCTTTCGCGCAGCGGGTGGCCCAGGCCGCCGAGCCGCTGCGGGCCACTCCTGACGAGGCTGAAGCCTTTGAGTGGGGCGACAGTGCCATCGGCTTTCCCATGCGTGACGAGGCGGGATTGGTGGGCGTGCTGATCCTGGGACATGCTGCCGCTGGAGCTTTTGCTGAGGCCAATATGCCGCTGCTGGCGCTGATGGCTTCGCAGGCGGCGTTGGGCGTCCGCAATGCCCGCGCCTATCTGTACTCCGAGGAGCTAGCGATCAGTGACGAGCGCACCCGCATCGCCCGTGAGATTCACGACGGGGTGGCACAGTCGCTGGCTTTTTGCGCCATCAAGCTGGACGTGGTGGCCCGCCAGATCGAGAAAGACCCGGTCAGGGCCGAACAGGAGGTCCGTGAGGCCGGGGCGCTGCTGCGTGAGCAGATTCAGGAGGTGCGGCGCTCCATCTTCGCGCTGCGGCCCATCAACCTCGAAAAGTACGGCCTGCTGGATACCCTACGGATGTACGTCCACGACTTCGGTGAGCAGAACAAACTGAGGACCACTCTGGATGTCAGCGGTGATGTGTCCCTCTCCAAGGGAGATGAGGCCATCCTTTTCCGGATTCTGCAAGAGAGCCTGAACAATGTTGCCAAGCACGCCCAGGCCGGCAGCGTCAGCGTGGCTCTGAGCGGTGGGCTGCAGTGGGTGCAACTCCGTGTGCAGGACGACGGCCAGGGCTTTGACCCCCGGCAGGTGAGCGGGCGGGTCAGCAGCGCAGGTGGCCTGGGCCTGACCCAGATGGCCGAGCGGATGCAGAGCCGGGGCGGTGAGTACGCCGTAATCAGCGAACCTGGACACGGCACGCTGGTCGAAGCCCGCTTGCCGCAAAGTGAGCAGGGCTAA
- a CDS encoding DUF3809 domain-containing protein encodes MSGLATGNGLLNFGAQQAFTLHHPGDTAAALAWARAADQSLAQVDFLTDVRLSEENDLSGELNVPVPLLGEATLPFISRLSNAPLGATLDPHPLPERRGWVEVRGVAEVQEGGTDGTSVRLSFDFQAFLQLPGSQNVGGAAFEKMVRATAQRTIERVLAQLPGQLQASMQPE; translated from the coding sequence ATGAGCGGCCTGGCCACGGGCAACGGCCTGCTGAACTTCGGCGCCCAGCAGGCCTTCACGCTGCACCACCCCGGCGATACGGCAGCGGCTTTGGCCTGGGCCCGCGCTGCCGATCAGTCGCTGGCCCAGGTGGACTTTTTGACTGATGTACGGCTTTCTGAGGAAAACGACCTGAGCGGTGAACTGAACGTCCCGGTTCCGCTGCTGGGCGAGGCTACATTGCCCTTCATCAGCCGCCTGAGCAACGCGCCACTCGGGGCCACCCTGGACCCTCATCCCCTCCCCGAACGGCGCGGCTGGGTGGAGGTTCGCGGCGTGGCCGAGGTGCAGGAGGGCGGCACGGACGGAACCTCAGTGCGGCTCAGCTTTGATTTTCAGGCGTTCTTGCAACTTCCAGGCAGCCAGAACGTGGGCGGGGCGGCCTTCGAGAAGATGGTCCGCGCCACCGCCCAGCGCACCATTGAGCGGGTCTTGGCACAGCTGCCGGGGCAGTTGCAGGCCAGCATGCAGCCAGAGTAA
- a CDS encoding DUF3248 domain-containing protein, whose amino-acid sequence MTDQADPPAPALTPEQLDSLGQHLVWRIGRDDVTDEIVVRVGYASATGQFASRSRLRSVSDPELQEALQSGQLRLEWVE is encoded by the coding sequence ATGACCGATCAGGCGGACCCACCAGCCCCAGCACTGACCCCAGAACAGTTGGACAGCTTGGGGCAGCATCTGGTCTGGCGCATCGGGCGCGATGACGTGACCGACGAGATCGTGGTGCGGGTGGGATATGCATCGGCCACCGGACAGTTCGCTTCGCGCAGTCGCCTGCGGAGCGTGTCCGACCCGGAACTGCAAGAAGCCCTCCAAAGTGGTCAACTGCGGCTGGAGTGGGTGGAATGA
- the purD gene encoding phosphoribosylamine--glycine ligase: protein MKVLVIGNGAREHAIAEACARQGHTVLCTPGNPGIAEVAEVLQSPQDNAALVALAQERGAELVIVGPETYLAQGLADELRAAGIPTFGPNRETAQIETDKAWSKAFMDRHGVPTAAHQAFETLDGALSYLDAQQLPVVVKDAGLRAGKGVTIAHTRTAAEQALTEIFGQPGAAVVIEEFMTGQEVSILAITDGERFALTPPSQDHKTIGDGDTGPMTGGMGVICPFPVSETDLDTIRREIVERTLAGLREEGCEFCGVLYAGLMLTPDGPKVVEFNARFGDPEAEAVLPLLVSDLAAHALAAAQGRLNPEDVKWRDAASAVVILAAPGYPGTPQKGIPLTLPQTGTGEYLFHAGTAEGETGKLVSSGGRVLAVTATAGTLPDALTRAYALSGQVGFAGAQRRGDIGLRIGLRPGPEPA, encoded by the coding sequence ATGAAAGTTCTGGTGATCGGAAACGGCGCGCGTGAGCACGCTATCGCTGAGGCCTGCGCCCGACAGGGGCATACGGTGCTGTGTACCCCTGGCAATCCTGGCATAGCAGAGGTGGCCGAAGTGCTGCAATCGCCGCAGGACAACGCCGCACTGGTAGCGCTGGCGCAGGAACGTGGTGCAGAACTGGTGATCGTCGGCCCTGAAACGTATCTGGCACAGGGCTTAGCCGATGAACTAAGGGCCGCTGGGATTCCCACGTTCGGCCCCAACCGCGAAACCGCTCAGATCGAAACCGACAAGGCCTGGAGCAAGGCGTTCATGGACCGCCACGGTGTGCCGACAGCGGCGCATCAGGCTTTCGAAACGCTGGACGGTGCCCTAAGCTATCTGGACGCTCAGCAGCTGCCGGTGGTCGTCAAGGACGCAGGCCTGCGCGCCGGGAAAGGTGTCACCATTGCCCACACCCGCACAGCAGCCGAGCAAGCCCTGACTGAGATTTTTGGGCAGCCGGGAGCCGCAGTGGTGATCGAGGAATTCATGACTGGGCAGGAGGTTTCTATCCTGGCGATCACCGACGGCGAACGCTTTGCCCTGACCCCACCGAGCCAGGACCACAAAACCATTGGGGATGGGGACACCGGCCCAATGACCGGAGGGATGGGGGTGATCTGTCCTTTTCCGGTGTCGGAAACGGACCTGGACACCATCCGCCGCGAGATCGTGGAACGGACCCTGGCGGGCCTGCGGGAAGAGGGATGTGAGTTCTGCGGCGTGCTCTACGCCGGGCTGATGTTGACCCCGGACGGTCCTAAGGTCGTGGAGTTCAACGCCCGCTTTGGCGACCCGGAGGCGGAAGCGGTGCTGCCGCTCTTGGTCAGCGACCTGGCCGCGCACGCCCTGGCCGCCGCCCAGGGCCGCCTGAACCCGGAGGATGTGAAGTGGCGAGACGCAGCCAGTGCCGTCGTAATCCTGGCCGCTCCTGGCTACCCTGGCACGCCACAAAAAGGTATTCCGCTGACCCTGCCCCAGACTGGCACAGGCGAGTACCTCTTTCATGCTGGGACTGCCGAAGGCGAGACGGGCAAGCTGGTCAGCAGCGGGGGCCGCGTGCTGGCCGTCACCGCCACCGCAGGCACGCTGCCGGACGCCCTGACCCGCGCCTATGCCCTGAGTGGCCAGGTTGGCTTTGCCGGTGCCCAGCGGCGCGGAGACATCGGCTTGCGGATAGGCCTACGCCCAGGGCCAGAACCCGCATGA
- a CDS encoding MBL fold metallo-hydrolase, with protein MQNFEPQLIDLHFQGTPGVVAVYVWDTGDGLALVDTGPGSTLEALKAGLDLLGAGWGDVRHILLTHIHFDHAGAAGQILDYSPRARVYVHERGARHLVSPERLYASAAQIYGDQMEALWGEMRPMDADRVTALAGGETLRLGGAEVRALYTPGHAVHHLAYVVGDELYTGDVGGIRLVPQQQTRPPTPPPDIDLAAWQQSAAELGALDVRRLHLAHFGTYAQGTDHWDPLLENLEREAKWMRERLPQVADPAELYEPFTEWVLEQVEAGAPGLGAAYRFASPPAMNVMGLAHYWQKQWKKQKEQGDE; from the coding sequence ATGCAAAATTTCGAACCACAGCTCATCGACCTGCACTTCCAAGGTACGCCGGGTGTTGTGGCGGTGTACGTCTGGGACACCGGAGACGGCCTGGCCCTGGTAGATACCGGCCCCGGCAGCACGCTGGAAGCCCTGAAAGCTGGGCTGGACCTCTTGGGCGCGGGCTGGGGCGACGTACGCCATATCCTGCTCACGCACATTCACTTTGATCACGCCGGGGCCGCCGGGCAAATTCTGGACTATTCGCCGCGTGCCCGCGTCTATGTGCATGAGCGCGGTGCACGCCACCTGGTCAGCCCAGAGCGGCTGTACGCCAGCGCCGCACAAATCTACGGCGATCAGATGGAAGCACTTTGGGGTGAGATGCGCCCGATGGACGCAGACCGCGTGACCGCCCTGGCCGGCGGCGAAACCCTGCGGCTGGGCGGGGCCGAGGTGCGCGCCCTCTACACCCCTGGACATGCCGTTCACCACTTGGCCTACGTCGTGGGCGACGAACTCTACACCGGAGATGTGGGGGGCATCCGCCTGGTGCCACAGCAGCAGACCCGCCCGCCCACACCACCGCCGGACATTGATCTGGCCGCCTGGCAGCAGAGTGCCGCCGAATTGGGCGCCCTGGACGTGCGGCGGCTGCACCTGGCCCATTTCGGTACCTATGCCCAGGGGACAGACCACTGGGACCCACTGCTGGAAAACCTGGAACGCGAAGCCAAGTGGATGCGGGAACGGCTGCCACAGGTGGCTGATCCCGCCGAGCTGTATGAACCGTTTACCGAGTGGGTGCTGGAGCAGGTGGAAGCAGGCGCACCGGGCCTGGGCGCGGCCTACCGCTTTGCGTCGCCGCCCGCAATGAACGTGATGGGCCTGGCCCACTACTGGCAAAAGCAGTGGAAGAAACAGAAAGAGCAGGGAGACGAATGA
- the cdd gene encoding cytidine deaminase: MTNANALNATPDPQLLEQAKAAFKQAYAPYSKFHVGAALRTGGGQVYFGANVENASYGLTRCAEQSAVQTMASRGERTFTDLVVYSEAEPPASPCGACRQILFEFAPDARVVCVNHKGDIISGYVRDFLPHGFRLENAESAG; encoded by the coding sequence ATGACCAACGCCAACGCTCTGAACGCCACGCCCGACCCGCAGCTGCTGGAACAGGCCAAAGCCGCCTTCAAGCAGGCCTACGCGCCCTATTCCAAGTTTCATGTGGGCGCAGCGCTACGCACGGGGGGCGGCCAGGTCTACTTCGGGGCCAACGTCGAAAACGCCTCTTACGGCCTGACCCGCTGCGCCGAGCAGAGCGCCGTGCAGACCATGGCCTCACGCGGCGAACGCACCTTTACCGACCTGGTGGTCTACTCCGAGGCCGAGCCGCCCGCCAGCCCGTGTGGGGCCTGCCGCCAGATTCTGTTCGAGTTTGCCCCGGACGCCCGCGTGGTGTGCGTGAACCATAAAGGCGACATCATCAGCGGGTATGTGCGCGACTTTTTGCCTCACGGTTTCCGCTTGGAAAACGCCGAGAGCGCGGGCTGA
- a CDS encoding thymidylate synthase: MKTYLDYLQHIMDTGTDKLDRTGTGTRSVFGYQMRFDLAQGFPLVTTKRTHLKSIIYELLWFLRGEGNTAYLHEHGVTIWDEWQREGGDLGPVYGVQWRSWPDYGGGQIDQISQVIKQIKADPHSRRHIVSAWNVAQLDEMALPPCHLLFQFYVAGGRLSCQLYQRSADSFLGVPFNIASYALLTLMVAQVCELEPGEFVWTGGDCHIYHNHFEQVAKQLAREPRPLPTMHLNPDVKDMFAFTFDDFRLEGYDPHPAIKAEVSV; the protein is encoded by the coding sequence GTGAAAACCTACCTCGACTACCTCCAGCACATCATGGACACCGGGACCGACAAGCTGGACCGCACCGGCACCGGGACGCGCAGTGTGTTCGGGTATCAGATGCGCTTTGATCTGGCGCAGGGCTTTCCGCTGGTCACCACCAAGCGCACCCACCTCAAGTCCATCATCTACGAATTGCTGTGGTTCCTGCGCGGCGAAGGAAATACCGCCTACCTGCACGAACACGGCGTGACCATCTGGGATGAGTGGCAGCGCGAAGGCGGCGACCTGGGGCCGGTGTACGGCGTGCAATGGCGTAGCTGGCCCGATTACGGCGGCGGGCAGATTGACCAGATTTCGCAAGTCATCAAGCAGATCAAAGCCGATCCCCATTCACGCCGCCACATCGTCAGTGCCTGGAACGTGGCGCAATTGGATGAAATGGCGCTGCCGCCCTGTCACCTGCTGTTTCAGTTTTACGTGGCCGGCGGGCGGCTGAGCTGCCAGCTGTACCAGCGCAGCGCGGACAGTTTCCTCGGCGTGCCGTTCAACATCGCCTCCTACGCTCTGCTGACCCTGATGGTCGCCCAGGTCTGTGAGCTGGAGCCGGGCGAGTTCGTCTGGACCGGGGGCGACTGCCACATCTACCACAACCACTTTGAGCAGGTCGCCAAGCAGCTGGCCCGCGAACCTCGGCCCCTGCCCACCATGCACCTGAACCCGGACGTGAAAGACATGTTCGCGTTTACCTTTGACGACTTCCGGCTGGAAGGCTACGACCCTCATCCAGCAATCAAAGCGGAGGTGTCGGTATGA
- a CDS encoding dCMP deaminase family protein: MSRPTFDELGIATARLWATRSADPKVKVGACILDHHHRVVGVGYNGRAAGEPNERESLSQGASGFIHAEVNALLAANWNGEGHTLYVTHEPCSTCARLIVNSRRIVRVLFDADYREDARAEAGLPSGAGILQAAGIEVKRVHE; the protein is encoded by the coding sequence ATGAGCAGGCCGACCTTCGATGAACTGGGCATTGCCACCGCCCGCCTATGGGCCACCCGCTCGGCGGACCCCAAAGTGAAGGTGGGGGCCTGCATCCTGGATCACCATCACCGGGTGGTGGGCGTGGGCTACAACGGGCGGGCCGCGGGCGAACCGAACGAGCGTGAGAGTCTGTCTCAGGGTGCGTCGGGCTTTATTCACGCCGAGGTCAACGCGCTGCTGGCTGCCAACTGGAACGGCGAAGGCCACACCCTTTATGTCACCCATGAGCCGTGCAGCACCTGTGCCCGCTTGATCGTCAACTCGCGGCGGATCGTGCGGGTGCTGTTTGACGCCGACTACCGCGAAGACGCCCGCGCCGAAGCGGGCCTGCCCAGCGGCGCAGGTATCCTGCAGGCTGCCGGAATCGAGGTGAAACGTGTCCACGAATAA
- a CDS encoding dihydrofolate reductase produces the protein MSTNNTAQPDLVAIVAMTENRVIGKDGGMPWHLPADLAHFRRCSLGKPNIMGRKVWDSIGGRALPDRLNIVLTRQPDFEVPGAQVAHSPAEALALAREGLDGGHETAILGGEEIYRLYLDDLTRVELTLIHARLDGDTFFPELPGQWDVVGTRERPADERNAYDLTFQTLVRRG, from the coding sequence GTGTCCACGAATAACACCGCCCAGCCGGACTTGGTCGCCATCGTCGCCATGACCGAGAACCGTGTAATCGGTAAGGACGGCGGGATGCCCTGGCACTTGCCCGCCGACCTGGCGCACTTTAGGCGCTGTAGCCTGGGCAAGCCGAACATCATGGGACGCAAAGTCTGGGACTCCATCGGCGGGCGGGCGCTGCCGGACCGCCTCAATATCGTGCTGACCCGCCAGCCGGACTTTGAGGTTCCCGGCGCGCAGGTGGCCCACTCGCCCGCTGAGGCGCTGGCGCTGGCCCGTGAAGGCCTGGACGGCGGCCACGAGACCGCCATTTTAGGTGGCGAGGAGATTTACCGCCTGTACTTGGACGACCTGACCCGCGTCGAGCTGACGCTGATTCACGCCCGGTTGGACGGCGACACCTTTTTCCCCGAACTCCCGGGTCAGTGGGACGTGGTGGGCACCCGTGAGCGCCCCGCCGACGAGCGCAATGCCTATGACCTGACCTTTCAGACGCTGGTGCGCCGGGGATAA